CCGAACTCGTCGAGAGTGCGTCGGATGCCTTGAAGGGCCTTGATGTCATCAAGGAGAAGAACGTGATGAACCGGTTCCTCCAGGAACTGGTCAAAGACGACGGGCCGGCCGCTTACGGCGAGGAGAGCGTCCGGAAGAACCTGGAGCTCGGGGCCGTCGATACCCTCCTCCTCTCGGACAAACTCCGGAGAGCCCGGCTGAAACTTGCCTGCTCAAACAGCGACTACACCGAGGAGCGGACGGTCAGTATCGAACCGGGAAAACATATCAAGGATCTCGACTTCGGCACCTGCCCGAACGACGGCGGGTCGTTCTACGTGGCGGAAGAGACCGATATCATCGAAGAACTGACCACGCTCGCGGATCAGAGCAGCGCGTCGGTCAGGATCATCTCGGACGACTTCGAAGAAGGCTCGATGCTTTATAATGCGTTCGGCGGGATCGCAGCGATTCTGCGTTACAGGACCGGATATTGATGTTTCAGGAGAAGTACCACCAGATCGAGTGCATGCTCCGGGCATGCACCGGTGAAGAGGATGTCCTCCTCACAACGGGGGGAGATCACGCCGATCTCGCCTCGACCGTAGCGTTTAAACTTGCAAAGAGGGAGAAGCGGGCCCCCCAGATGATCGCCGCCGATATCGCTGGCAAGCTCTCGGTAAATCCCGAACTCGGGGATATCCAGGTCGAGGCGACCGGGCCTTACATCAACTTCCGGTTCGGGCCGACGCTTCTCTCCGAGGCCGTCAGGGAAGCCGTTCGCTCCGGCTACGGGAGCCTCTCCCGCCGCTCCGGGCGGGTGGTGCTCGAGCACACCAGCGCGAACCCGAACGGCCCCCTCCATGTCGGCCACATCAGGAACACCGTCATCGGGGACACCCTTGCCCGGGCATTCCGGAAGGCCGGCTATCCGCTCGAGGTCCAGTATTACTTAAACGACATGGGCCGCCAGATCGCCATCGTCTCCTGGGGGTTCGACCACCTCGGTCTCGCCCGCGAGGAGGGCGAGAAGGAGGACCACTACGTCGCCCGGGTCTACATCGCGGCGAACCGGGAGATCGAGAAGAACCCGGAGATCGTAAACGAGATCGACCGCCTCATGCAGAAGGTGGAGCGCGGCGACGCGGAGACCGTCGCAAAGTTCAGGAAGGCCGTCTCCCTCTGTGCGGAGGGGATCAAGGCTACCCTTGCCGCCCTGAACGCTCATCATGACCGATTCGTCTGGGAGAGCGACTTTGTCCGGATCGGCGACGTGGACCGGATCATCGAACGGATCCGGCGCCTGCCGCAGGCCCACGAGGACGAGACGCTCTGGGTCGACCTCACCGAGCAGGGTTTCGAGAAGAAGTACATCCTCCGGCGGAGCGACGGCACCTCGGTCTACAGCACCCGGGACCTTGCCTACCACACCTGGAAGGGGCGCAACTACGACCGGATGATCGACGTCCTCGGGGCTGACCACAAACTGATCGGCGCTCAGCTCCGTGCCACCCTCGAACTCCTCGGCGAACAGCCGCCCGAGATCGTCTTCTTCGAGTTCGTCTCCCTCCCCGAGGGCTCCATGAGCACCCGGGCGGGCAAGTTCGTTTCAGCGGACGCGCTGGTGGAGGAGGTGGCCGCGAAGGCATTCGATGAGGTGACCGCCCGCCGGCCGGAACTCCCCGAGGGGGAGCGACGCTCAATCGCAGGGTCGGTCGCCATCGCCGCCATCCGCTACGACATCGTGAAGGTCTCCCCCGAGAAGAGCACGGTCTTCAACTGGAAGGAGGCACTGGACTTCGAGCGGCAGAGCGGCCCCTACATCCAGTACGCCCACGCCCGCGCCTGCAGCATCCTCGAGAAGGCCGGGGAGTTCGAGCAAGCGTATAACTACGAGACCGAACACGAGGTCGCGCTCGCCCGGCACCTCGCGAGGTTCCCCGCCGTCGTCGAGCAGACCATAGAGGAACTCCGTCCTCACCTGCTCGCCTCCTACGCCCGCGAGCTTGCCGACCTCTTCAACGCCTTCTACCACTACGACCCGGTCCTGAAGAGCGAGGGCGAGACCCGGAACAGCCGCCTTACGCTCGTCGACGCGGTCAGGAACACCTTGCAGGAGTCCCTTACGACTCTCGGGATCGATGCACTCAGAAGCATGTAAGGCCCTCAAAAAGCAGGGCTACCAGTTCATCACCCCGAACACTTCGGCGGCTGTCAAGCCCTGCATGTGGAACAAGCGGGCGCTTAAGGGCGGGGAGATGTGCTACAAGGCGCAGTTCTACGGCATCGAAAGCCACCGTTGCGTCCAGATGACCCCGACTCTCAAATGCAACCAGCAATGCCTCTTCTGCTGGCGGTCGTTCGAGCACGAGGTGACGGAAGAGGAGGAGTGTCCGCCGGATGTTATCGTCGCAAACCTCCGGCGCGTCCAGAAGAAGGCGCTCTCCGGCTACAAGGTCTCGCCCTACGTCACGCCGGAACGGTTCGCGGAGGCCCTCGACCCCACGATGGTCGCGATATCGCTCTCGGGGGAGCCGACCTGCTACTCGCGCCTCCCGGAACTGATCGACGGACTCAATGCCGATGGGTACACGACGTTCCTTGTCTCGAACGGGACCCGACCGGACGTCCTCGCGAGGTGCCGGCCATACCAGACCTACGTCTCCCTGGACGCTCCCGACCGGGGGACCTATCTCTCTCTCTGCCGGCCGAGGGAAGACTACTGGGACCGGGTGCAGGAGAGCCTTGCCGGGCTTGCCGGCCGCCGGTCGGCCATCCGCACCACCGTGGTGCGCGGCTACAACGACTTCTCCCCGGAGGGGTATGCAGCGATCTACCAGGACTCCGGCGCCCGGTTCGTGGAGGTAAAGGGTTATATGTATCTGGGGTACAGTAGGAATCGACTGCAGAGGGACCAGATGCCCGAACACTGCGAAGTACGGGCGTTCGCGGAGAATATAGCGGAACACTGCGACTATTGCATCATGGACGAGAGCCCGGTGAGCCGGGTCGTCTGTCTGGAGCGAGACGTATGAGATTCGATGTGGAAGAGTTCAAAAAGAGAGCGAGAGAGGACTTCGAGCACGCGTGGCACGAAGGGCCGTCGGTACTGACCCCGCCGGGGGTCTCGGGCCGGTACCCCCGGTTGAAGTACACCCGGGCTGCGGCGCACCCGATCTTCGAGATCATGCAGCGGCTCCGCGAGACCTACCTTTCGATGGGGTTTGACGAGGCGATGAACCCCCTGATCGTCGAAGAATCGGACATCTACCGGCAGTTCGGGCCCGAAGCAATGGCCGTCCTCGACCGGGTCTTCTACCTCGGCGGGCTGCCCCGCCCGAACGTCGGGATAGCGAGAAAGCAGATCGAGGAGATCGAGGCCATTCTCGGCCGTGCCCTCCCGTCCGGGGCCGAGGAGAAACTCCGCGAGACCCTCCATGGCTACAAGAAGGGAACGGTCGACGGCGATGAACTGACGCATGAACTCGCGGCCGTCCTCGAGGCCGACGACGCCGCCGTGGTGCATATCCTGGATGCGGTCTTCCCCGAGTTTAAGGCGCTCGCCCCCGAGTCGTCGCGCAACACCCTCCGGAGCCACATGACGAGCGGCTGGTTCCTGACGCTCTCCTCCCTCTGGGAGAAGCGTCACCTCCCGCTCCGGCTCTTCTCGATCGACCGGTGCTTCCGGCGTGAGCAGGAGGAGGGCCCCACCCGCCTGATGACCTACCACTCCGCCTCCTGCATCGTCGCGGGAGAGGACGTCACCCTCGAGGAGGGAAAAGCCATCAGCGAGGCACTCCTCTCGGCGTTCGGCTTTACGGAGTTCCGGTTTCAGCCCGACGAGAAGCGGTCGAAGTACTACATGCCCGAGACCCAGACGGAGGTCTACGCCCGGCACCCGGTCCTCGGCTGGGTCGAGGTCGCCACCTTCGGCATCTACTCGCCATCGGCGCTCGCGGAGTACGGGATCGGCGTGCCGGTGATGAACCTCGGCCTCGGGGTGGAGCGGCTCGCGATGATCGCCTACCAGTCAAACGACGTCCGCCAGCTCACCTACCCGCAGTTCTTCCCGCATGACCTCTCCGACCGCGAGATCGCCGGCGCCGTCCACCTCCGCGAAGAGCCGGCGTCTGCGACCGGGAAACGGATGGCGGAGGCAATCCGCGCTACGGCCGCCGAGCACGCGACCGCGCCGGGGCCCTGTGCGTTTGTCGCGTGGAAAGGCGAGATTGCCGGAAGGGAGGTGGAAGTCATCGTCGAGGAACCCGAATCCAACACGAAACTCTGCGGGCCGGCCTGTTTCAACGAGGTCTTCGTCCACAACGGTTCGGTGCTCGGGGTGCCGGATACCGAGAAGTGGGCGTCCGTCCGGCAGGAGGGAGCCTCCACCGGAATCACCTACCTCGACGCGGTATCGAGCCTCGCCGCCGCACGGATCGAGGAGGCGGCACGGTGCGGGGAGGAGGCCCACGTCCAGGTGAAGATGTCGAAGCTCCCTTCCGACGTCAACCTCAGGATCGAGGAGTACGCGATGCGGTTTGTCACCGACCACAACAAGAAGGTGGACCTCCGGGGGCCGGTCTTCCTGACGGTCAGGTCCGTCATCCCGGAGCCGCCGACTCGATAAGGCTTTTTTCCCGTCCCGGTTTCTCTTTTTTCCCGGCCGCGCCGTCTTTATCGCGCTCGATGCACCTCCGGAGCAGGGGCAGCACGTCCCGCTGGGCAACCAGGTTGAAGCGGGCCCTGCTCGGGGAGAGACCGACCTTGATCGAATAGGCTTCGGGCGGCATCGCCTCAAAGAGGTCTTCATCGGTCCTGTCGTCCCCGATAGCAAGAATGAAGTCCCAGGCATGTCGGGAGACCCAGTTCAGCGCCGCCCTTCCTTTGTTGACGACGTTGTTCTTGATCTCGATGACCTTGTTCCCCTCCATGACGCCGACGTTGAGGTTCGACGTCAGGTGCAGGAGGTCGTCTTTGAGATCTTTAGCCCGCTGTGCACCGAGCAGCGGCTCGGTTCTCCGGTAGTGCCAGACGAGGGAGTAGTCCTTCTCCTCGATGAAGGCGCCGGGCGTGCGGTCCGTGTAGAGTTCGAGGAGCGGGTAGATCTCTCCTTTCCACTCGTCCGAGAGCGCTTCGGGCATCCGCCACTCCCCGGAACGCTCCTTTATCCAGACACCGTGCTCGGCGATGATCCCGAGATCCATCGCCCCGAACCAGGCATCCAGCGTGGACCGGTCTCTGCCGCTGATCACCACCACCTCGTTTCCGGGTGTGCGGGAGAGGGCCTCGAGCACCTCCCGCGTGGCGTCGCCGGGAACCGCTTTCTCGGGTTTTGCGGCGAAGGGCACCAGGGTGCCGTCGTAGTCGAGGAGGAGGAGCCGATCCTTGCCAGCAGCGTAATCCGTGACCAGCTCCTCCCTGATGGCGGGGGTGACGATCTGCTCCGAGCGCTCGACCCGGACCGCCCGGGCATCGCTCAAGCGGTTGAGGAAGTCACCGACCCAGTGCTCGATGTCGTAGCGCATCAGCCGTTTCTGCATGGCCCGGTTCCGCTCGGCCTGCTCCTTCTCCGGCATGGCAAGCGCCGCCTCGATCGCCTCGATCACCGCGTCCTGGTCGTTCGGGTTGACGATGACCGCCTCCGCGAGTTCCTCGGCCGCTCCCGCCATCTCGGAGAGGATGAGGACTCCCGTGCCGTCGGTCCTGGTGGCGACGTACTCTTTCGCCATCAGGTTCATGCCGTCCCGGAGCGGCGTCACCAGGGCGACGTCGGCGGCGCTGTAGAACGCCACCAGTGTCTCGAAGGGGAGGAAGTTGTAGAAGTAGCGGACAGGGATCCAGTCGGTCGTCCCGTACTGCCCGTTGATTCGGCCGACGAGTTCGTCGATCCGTTTCTTCAGCATCTGGTAACTGCTGACGCTGGTCCTGGACGGGACCGCGACGAGGACGAGGGAGACCTTCCCCTGGTATTCCGGCTTCTTCGTAAGGAGTGCGTCGAAGGCCTCGAGCCGGAGCGGGATCCCCTTCGTGTAGTCCAGGCGGTCGAACGAGAGGATGATCTTTCGTTTCCCGTACTTATGCCGGATCCGTGTGATCTCCTTCTGGACCGGGGTGCTGCCCGCGGAGTCGGCGAACCGGTGGTAATCGATGCCCATCGGGAAGAGGTCGGTCCGTACCATCCGGGTCCCGGTCCTGACCTCCCCGAAGGTGTGCTCGTACCCGAGGAGCCGCCGGACGCTGGAGAGGAAGTGGCGGACGTAGCCGTAGGTGTGAAAGCCGATGAGGTCCGCTCCAAGGAGGCCGGAGAGGATCTCCTTCCCCCAGGGCAGGTTCCGGAACACCTCGAACGACGGGAAGGGTATGTGGTGGAAGTAGCCGATCTCCGCGTCGGGCAGGCGCTCCCGGAGCATCTGCGGCAGAAGCATCAGGTGGTAGTCGTGGACCCAGATGACGTCGTCGGGCCGGGCCACTTCCATCACGGCATCGCAAAACCTCTCGTTCACCCGCTGGTAGACCTGCCATGTCTTCGGGTCGTAGTCTGCAAAGAGGTTGAAGTAGTGGAGGAGCGGCCAGAGGGTGTTGTTGCAGAACCCGTCATAGTAGTGCTTGATATCGTACGGGGAGAGGAAGACCGGATGGCACTGCTCTTTTTTGAGCATATCGACGATCCGGTCTTTCTCCTCCTCCTGCTTCCTCTGAACGTTCATACCGGGCCAGCCGACCCAGAGGCTCTCGTAGGACTTGTAAAAAGAGCCGACTCCAGTCGCAAGACCGCCGACACTCCGTTGCAGGCGGAGATCGCCGTTCTTCCGGGAGATGCTGATCGGAAGCCTGTTTGAAACT
The genomic region above belongs to Methanoculleus oceani and contains:
- the sepS gene encoding O-phosphoserine--tRNA ligase, which encodes MRFDVEEFKKRAREDFEHAWHEGPSVLTPPGVSGRYPRLKYTRAAAHPIFEIMQRLRETYLSMGFDEAMNPLIVEESDIYRQFGPEAMAVLDRVFYLGGLPRPNVGIARKQIEEIEAILGRALPSGAEEKLRETLHGYKKGTVDGDELTHELAAVLEADDAAVVHILDAVFPEFKALAPESSRNTLRSHMTSGWFLTLSSLWEKRHLPLRLFSIDRCFRREQEEGPTRLMTYHSASCIVAGEDVTLEEGKAISEALLSAFGFTEFRFQPDEKRSKYYMPETQTEVYARHPVLGWVEVATFGIYSPSALAEYGIGVPVMNLGLGVERLAMIAYQSNDVRQLTYPQFFPHDLSDREIAGAVHLREEPASATGKRMAEAIRATAAEHATAPGPCAFVAWKGEIAGREVEVIVEEPESNTKLCGPACFNEVFVHNGSVLGVPDTEKWASVRQEGASTGITYLDAVSSLAAARIEEAARCGEEAHVQVKMSKLPSDVNLRIEEYAMRFVTDHNKKVDLRGPVFLTVRSVIPEPPTR
- the twy1 gene encoding 4-demethylwyosine synthase TYW1 — translated: MHSEACKALKKQGYQFITPNTSAAVKPCMWNKRALKGGEMCYKAQFYGIESHRCVQMTPTLKCNQQCLFCWRSFEHEVTEEEECPPDVIVANLRRVQKKALSGYKVSPYVTPERFAEALDPTMVAISLSGEPTCYSRLPELIDGLNADGYTTFLVSNGTRPDVLARCRPYQTYVSLDAPDRGTYLSLCRPREDYWDRVQESLAGLAGRRSAIRTTVVRGYNDFSPEGYAAIYQDSGARFVEVKGYMYLGYSRNRLQRDQMPEHCEVRAFAENIAEHCDYCIMDESPVSRVVCLERDV
- a CDS encoding bifunctional alpha,alpha-trehalose-phosphate synthase (UDP-forming)/trehalose-phosphatase; this translates as MNRLLIVSNRLPISISRKNGDLRLQRSVGGLATGVGSFYKSYESLWVGWPGMNVQRKQEEEKDRIVDMLKKEQCHPVFLSPYDIKHYYDGFCNNTLWPLLHYFNLFADYDPKTWQVYQRVNERFCDAVMEVARPDDVIWVHDYHLMLLPQMLRERLPDAEIGYFHHIPFPSFEVFRNLPWGKEILSGLLGADLIGFHTYGYVRHFLSSVRRLLGYEHTFGEVRTGTRMVRTDLFPMGIDYHRFADSAGSTPVQKEITRIRHKYGKRKIILSFDRLDYTKGIPLRLEAFDALLTKKPEYQGKVSLVLVAVPSRTSVSSYQMLKKRIDELVGRINGQYGTTDWIPVRYFYNFLPFETLVAFYSAADVALVTPLRDGMNLMAKEYVATRTDGTGVLILSEMAGAAEELAEAVIVNPNDQDAVIEAIEAALAMPEKEQAERNRAMQKRLMRYDIEHWVGDFLNRLSDARAVRVERSEQIVTPAIREELVTDYAAGKDRLLLLDYDGTLVPFAAKPEKAVPGDATREVLEALSRTPGNEVVVISGRDRSTLDAWFGAMDLGIIAEHGVWIKERSGEWRMPEALSDEWKGEIYPLLELYTDRTPGAFIEEKDYSLVWHYRRTEPLLGAQRAKDLKDDLLHLTSNLNVGVMEGNKVIEIKNNVVNKGRAALNWVSRHAWDFILAIGDDRTDEDLFEAMPPEAYSIKVGLSPSRARFNLVAQRDVLPLLRRCIERDKDGAAGKKEKPGREKSLIESAAPG
- the argS gene encoding arginine--tRNA ligase: MFQEKYHQIECMLRACTGEEDVLLTTGGDHADLASTVAFKLAKREKRAPQMIAADIAGKLSVNPELGDIQVEATGPYINFRFGPTLLSEAVREAVRSGYGSLSRRSGRVVLEHTSANPNGPLHVGHIRNTVIGDTLARAFRKAGYPLEVQYYLNDMGRQIAIVSWGFDHLGLAREEGEKEDHYVARVYIAANREIEKNPEIVNEIDRLMQKVERGDAETVAKFRKAVSLCAEGIKATLAALNAHHDRFVWESDFVRIGDVDRIIERIRRLPQAHEDETLWVDLTEQGFEKKYILRRSDGTSVYSTRDLAYHTWKGRNYDRMIDVLGADHKLIGAQLRATLELLGEQPPEIVFFEFVSLPEGSMSTRAGKFVSADALVEEVAAKAFDEVTARRPELPEGERRSIAGSVAIAAIRYDIVKVSPEKSTVFNWKEALDFERQSGPYIQYAHARACSILEKAGEFEQAYNYETEHEVALARHLARFPAVVEQTIEELRPHLLASYARELADLFNAFYHYDPVLKSEGETRNSRLTLVDAVRNTLQESLTTLGIDALRSM